From one Triticum aestivum cultivar Chinese Spring chromosome 4B, IWGSC CS RefSeq v2.1, whole genome shotgun sequence genomic stretch:
- the LOC123090267 gene encoding protein FAR1-RELATED SEQUENCE 5, which yields MFAEALRRSPLAILPVHGCHARSRTNPPPRRGGASAGAALPRRLRPPPPLNGHVGLGVKCAKEAATAIRGGIILAKLSIMPDWVLTGFLSSLLLVVLLAAWNQQQSGGISGGGRIWPAAQVPAPWGSEIVAARVPQKVLQFADIDDVLTSSRGSTKDVQETAATNAKDHINERVPKIGMNFLSDEEAYSFPFITRTRAEDKREDTFSYSRPESRCGCNAHMKISLRNGFYQVYEFEETHNHILATGTMAQYLRSHRKVTDAQIAAAEVAKSVGISNKATIDLMAKEACGQENLGFIPQDMKNRLYSKRTLQAAKGDTGGVLEYMEKKVAEDIKFFYSIQVDEDDLITNIFWADSKMVSDFATFGDVISFDTTYRKLNDGRPFGLIVGVNNHKKTIVFGAALLYDETAESFGWLFITFLKVMSGKHPQTILTDEDAAMAKAISEVLPHSHHRLCVWHMNQNACKHLGGVVPEYKKFNSDFQHCIYDIEEEEEFISAWNDMLDKHGLRENTWLQRLFEKREQWALVYGRNTFSAHMSTT from the exons ATGTTCGCGGAGGCGCT ccgccgctcccCGCTGGCCATCCTCCCCGTCCACGGCTGCCACGCGCGttcccgcaccaacccaccacctcgCCGCGGGGGCGCGTCCGCCGGGGCTGCCCTTCCACGCCGTCTCCGTCCGCCCCCGCCACTCAACGGCCACGTCGGCCTCGGCGTCAAGTGCGCCAAGGAGGCGGCCACGGCCATCCGCGGCGGCAtcatcctcgccaagctctccatcatGCCC GATTGGGTTCTGACCGGGTTTCTTTCCTCCCTACTTCTGGTTGTTCTTCTTGCAGCGTGGAATCAGCAGCAAAGTGGAGGAATTTCAGGCGGAGGAAGGATTTGGCCGGCAGCTCAGGTGCCCGCCCCCTGGGGGTCTGAAATCGTGGCCGCCCGCGTCCCCCAGAAGGTGCTGCAGTTCGCCGACATTGATGATGTCCTCACTTCCTCTCGTGGATCCACCAAG GATGTGCAAGAAACCGCAGCTACCAATGCGAAAGATCATATTAATGAAAGAGTACCAAAGATTGGAATGAATTTTTTATCTGATGAGGAGGCTTATTCCTTTCCTTTTATAACAA GAACTCGAGCTGAAGATAAGAGAGAAGATACATTCAGTTATAGTAGGCCTGAATCACGATGTGGATGTAATGCACATATGAAAATAAGTCTTAGGAATGGATTTTATCAGGTGTATGAATTTGAGGAGACACATAACCACATTCTTGCTACTGGAACCATGGCCCAATACTTGAGATCTCACAGAAAAGTTACCGATGCACAGATAGCGGCTGCAGAGGTCGCAAAGTCTGTAGGCATTTCAAATAAAGCAACTATTGATCTTATGGCCAAAGAAGCATGTGGACAGGAAAACCTTGGTTTTATCCCGCAAGACATGAAAAATCGGTTGTACTCGAAAAGAACATTACAAGCAGCTAAAGGTGATACAGGGGGAGTGTTAGAATACATGGAGAAGAAGGTAGCAGAAGATATCAAGTTTTTTTATTCAATTCAAGTAGATGAGGACGATTTGATAACTAATATTTTTTGGGCTGACTCCAAAATGGTCTCAGACTTTGCAACTTTCGGTGATGTCATAAGCTTTGACACCACATATAGGAAACTAAATGATGGGCGTCCATTTGGTTTGATTGTTGGGGTGAATAATCACAAGAAAACTATTGTGTTTGGTGCTGCACTTCTCTATGATGAAACTGCTGAAAGTTTTGGTTGGCTTTTTATAACTTTTCTAAAAGTTATGTCAGGGAAACATCCACAGACAATTCTAACTGATGAAGATGCAGCAATGGCCAAGGCAATCAGTGAAGTCCTACCTCACTCTCACCATAGACTTTGTGTGTGGCACATGAATCAAAACGCTTGCAAGCACCTTGGTGGAGTTGTTCCAGAATATAAGAAGTTCAATAGTGATTTCCAGCATTGTATCTATGacatagaggaagaagaagaatttatAAGTGCATGGAATGATATGCTTGATAAGCATGGACTACGTGAGAATACATGGCTTCAAAGGTTGTTCGAGAAAAGGGAACAATGGGCACTAGTGTATGGTAGAAATACATTTTCTGCCCACATGAGCACTACCTAA